Part of the Alphaproteobacteria bacterium genome, GATGGAGCCCGTCAGGCCGAGCACGATCATGGCGAACCCGCGATATCGGCAACCAGCAAGGCCCGCAGTTCAGGGCTTACCTCGGGCGCCACGCCGAACCAGGCGCCAAAACCAGGCCGGGCCTGATGCAGCAGCATGCCCAGACCATCGACCACGGGGTTGTCCCGGTCAGCGGCGTCGCGCAACAGCGGCGTTTGCAGCGGCGTATAGACGACATCGGCGACGATTGCCCGGGGCGCCAGAGCGGCCAGATCGAGTTCCAGTGCCGGGCCGCCGGCGAGGCCCTGGCTGGAAGTGTTGACCAGCAGCGCCGCCCGGCCCAGCAGCCGCGCCCGGTCGAGCCACAGCCCAACCTTGATTTGGCCGCCGAGCTCCAGGGTCCCGAGTTTCAAGGCCAGAGCCTCGGCCCGGCTGGCGGTCCGGTTGACGATGGTGATCTCGGGCACGCCCGCCTCAAGCAGCGCCACGGCCACCGCCCGGGCCGTACCACCGGCGCCGATGAGCAGCGCCGGGCCGGCCTCGGGCTGCCACCCGGGCACGCTTTGGCGCAGGTTCTCGATAAATCCGAAGGCGTCGGTGTTGTCGCCCAGAAGGCTGCCGTCAGGGCGCATGGTAACGGTATTGACGGCACCGATGCGTTGCGCCGTCGCTGTCGCCTCGTCGACCGCCTGTAAAGCCGCCTCCTTGTGCGGCAGCGTCACGTTGACGCCGGCAAAGCCCATCAGGCCGAGCGCCCTGAGGGCCTGGGCGAAGTGCTCGGGCGCCACCGCCAGTGGCACGTAGGCGCCGTCGATGCCGTAGTGCTCGAGCCAGTAGCCATGCAAAAGCGGCGAACGCGAATGCTTTACCGGCCATGCCATGACCCCGGCCAGCCTGGCCTTGCCGCTGAGTTTCACGAGCTAATCACTCCCTCGTGGCGCAAGAACTCGAGCAGTGCCAACAGCGGCAGCCCGAGGACCGAAAAATAGTCCCCCTCGATGGTCTTGAAAAACTGTGCCCCCGGTCCCTCCAGGCGATAGCCGCCGACGCTCGACAGCACCGTCTCACCCGCCGCCGCCAGGTAGGCATCGAGAAAGGCCTCGCTGAAGTCCCGCATGGTCAGAACCACGCGGTCGCTGTGGCGCCACACCACCTGGCCCTGGCGCACCAGGCACAGCCCGTTGACGAGATCGTGAGACCGGCCCCTGAGCCGCAGCAATTGCCGCCGGGCCGCCGCCAAATCGCGGGGCTTGGCCAAAACCTCGCCGCCCAACCAAAGGATCTGGTCGGCCGCCAGCACGGCGGCGCCGGGCCGGCTGGCCGAGACCTCCTGGCCCTTGGCCAGGGCCAGGGCCAGGGCGATTTCCTCGGGCTGGGCCTGGTCCCGCACCAGGCTATCGCGCAAGGCTGCTTCGTCGAGTTCAGCCGCGACGGTGCTGAATTCGATGCCGGCGCCCCGCAACAATGCCGTCCGGGTGCTGCTGGCGCTGGCCAGAATGAGTTGGCCGGTGCTCACCGGCTGGTGTCAGACATCGATGCTGTCGGCATGGAGATTGAGGATGGCGGCCGCGGTTTCCTCGATCGAGCGTCGGGTAACGTCGATGACCGGCCAGTCGTGGGCTGAAAACAGCCGCCGCGCCGTGGCCACCTCGCGTTTCACCGTCTCGATACGTACGTAGTCGGTTTCGTCGTCCTGGCGCAGCGCCACCATGCGATTGCGCCGGATGTGCACCAGGCGCTCGGGATTGGTGGTAAGGCCGATGATCAGCGGTCCTTCGAGATTTTCGAGCTCGGCCGGCAGCGGACAGTCCGGCACGATGGGTACGTTGGCCACCCTCAGCCCACGATTGGAAAGGTAGATGGCGGTCGGTGTTTTGGAGGTGCGCGAGACGCCCACCAAGACGATATCGGCCTCCTCGAGGTCAGCCAACGATTGGCCGTCATCGTGGGCCATGCAGTACCCCATGGCGTCGATACGGCCAAAATATTCCGCATCCAAAACGTGTTGAATCCCAGGCAAATCCCGGGTCTTGGCACCCAGGTAGCTGCTCAGCGCAGCCAACACCGGATCGAGCACCGGCACGCAGCCCAACTGCAATTCGCGACAGCGCTGTTGCAGCATGTCCCTGAGATTGTGGTCGACCAGGGTAAACATCACCAGGCCGGGATGGTTTTCGATCTCGCCCAGCACGCGCACCATCTGCTCCTCGCTGCGCACCAGGGACCAGAGGTGAAGCTGGGGTTTGATGTTTTCGAATTGCACGATGGCGGCATGTGCCACGGCGCTCAGGGTTTCGCCGGTAGCGTCCGACACCAGATGCAGATGAAAGTGCTCTCCAGCTTCGCCTGGGGAGGAGTGGTGTTTGGCTGGGGGCGAATCAGGCGTTGCTGCTCGATCGTTCATTCTGTTCCCATTTGGCCTGTTTTCATCCCTTCATCGGGCGGCGCTTAGGCGTTTCGGCGGGCCGCCGAAGGGCGGCTCGAAAAAACCGGCTTATCCCCTCGCGGCCCCCCTAATATCACCGTTATCCCCAGCATTCCAAGTGCCGGCCCAGCCTGGCTTTTCCCGACTTGTTCCGAGAACTGTTGATTTTCCCTCCCCAATCGGGGAAAACCCGGTGGCCTGGGAACGAATCCGGGAGGGTTTTGAATCCCCACGATTCACAGCCATCCACTACTACCACTACCTTTCTTTTAAATAAGATATATGAAGTAGTGATGTGAGTTCATGGCGGAAATGATGACCAGCGAAAGCAAGAGCAGTGAAAAGTTGCTGCTGCGAGCTTTGCGGGGCGAGACCTTGGCCCGGCCGCCTTTTTGGCTGATGCGCCAGGCCGGGCGCTATCTGCCGGAGTATCTCGAGATCAGGCGCCAGGCCGGCGATTTCCTGTCGCTTTGCTATTCGCCCGAGCTGGCTGTCGAGGTGACCTTGCAGCCCTTGCGCCGCTTCGCCATGGATGCGGCCATTCTGTTCGCCGATATCCTCGTGGTGCCCGATGCCTTGGGCCAGGCCTTGAGTTATCGCGAAGGTGAAGGTCCGGTGCTGGAGCCGGTGCGCAACGCGGCCGAGCTGGGACGTTTGGATATGGCCGGATTGCATGAACGCCTGGCACCGGTCTACCAGACCATCCGCCGGCTGCGCCAGGAATTGCCGCCGGCGACGGCGCTGATCGGCTTTGCCGGGGCGCCCTGGACGGTGGCAACCTATATGGTCGAAGGCGGCTCGAGCCGCGACTTCGCCACCATCAAGGCCTGGGCCTACGGCGATCCCGAGGGGTTTGGCAGGCTGATGGCGCTGTTGGTCGACGCCACGACGGAATATCTCGAGGCACAGGCCGAGGCCGGGGCCGAGGTCGTACAGCTGTTCGACACCTGGGCGGGAGTACTGCCGGAGAGCGCCTTCGAACGCTGGTGTGTGGCGCCGGTAGCGGAGATCGTGAGGCGCTTTGGCAAAAGCCACCCCGAGATACCGGTAATCGCCTTTCCCCGCGGTGCCGGGGTGCTCTATGGCGGCTACGCTGAAGCCACCGGGGTGGCCGGCCTGGGCCTCGACGCCACGGTGCCGCTGGGTTGGGCGGCTCGGACGCTGCAACCGTTTGCCACCTTGCAGGGCAATCTCGATCCCTTGATGCTGATTACCGGCGGCGCCGCCATGCGTCGGGAAATTGGCGGTATATTGGAAACCTTGGGAAAGGGACCGTTCATCTTCAATCTGGGTCACGGCATCGTCCCGGCAACACCGCCGGAGCACGTGGCGGAGCTGGCCGAATTCGTGCGTTCCTGGCGGGCCTGAAGACGGGTGCGGGTGATGCGCACGGCCGTCGTACTGTTCAACCTGGGTGGCCCGGACAGTCCCGAGGCCATTCGGCCCTTTCTCTTCAACCTTTTCAACGACCCCGCCATCATCGGCCTGCCACAGCCCCTGCGTTGGCTGCAGGCACGACTGATTTCGCGCCGCCGGGCCAGGACGGCGGAGGCAATTTACGCCCACCTGGGCGGTCGCTCGCCGATCCTCGAAGGCAGCCAAGCACAGGCCCGGGCGCTGCAGGATGTTCTCAACCAAGCCGCCGCCGAGGGCGACGAAGCGCGGGTCTTCGTGGCCATGCGCTACTGGCGGCCGCGGGCCGGCGAGGTGGTGGCGGAGGTGGCACGCTGGGCCCCGCAGCGCCTCGTGCTGCTGCCGCTTTATCCGCAATATTCGACCACCACCAGCGCCTCGTCGTTGGCCGAGTGGCGGCGTCTGGCAGCGCGGCAAGGCCTGGATCCACCGACCTGGGCGGTGTGTTGTTATCCGCGCCAGCCGGGCTTCATCGCGGCGCTGGCCGGCGGCCTGCGGCGGACGCTCGAGGAGATGCGCGCCCAGGGACAGCGGCCGCGGCTGCTGTTGTCGGCCCACGGCCTGCCGCAACGCCTGATCGAGCGCGGCGATCCCTATCAGTGGCAGGTCGAGGAGACGGCGGCGGCGCTGCTGGCGGCACTGGGGGACGAAGATGCCCAGGCGGTGATCTGCTATCAAAGCCGGGTGGGACGCCTGGCCTGGATCGGTCCCTCCACCGAGGACGAAATAAGGCGGGCCGGCGCGCAAAAGCAGGCGTTGCTGGTGGTGCCGCTTTCCTTCGTGTCGGAGCATTCGGAGACCCTGGTCGAGCTTGACATCGAATATGCCGATTTGGCGGTCCGGGCCGGGGTGCCGGCCTACCGGCGGCTGGCGACGGTGGCGACGGACGCGGCCTTTATCGCCGGTCTGGCGGAGTTGGTCGGTGAGACCCTGGAAGCACCGACCGGGCTCTGTCGCGGCGGCGGTGCCTGTGCCGCCGGCCTGGCGGGCTGCGCCGAGCGCACGGCGGCCGGCGCCGGCGCCGGCGAAGCATAAGGAGGGCGCCCCATGACCTGGCCGGCCCTACAAGACATGTTGAGCGGATGGTACGATTGGCTGCGGGCGCTCCATGTCATCGCCGTCATCGCTTGGATGGCGGGCATGCTCTATCTGCCGCGGCTTTTTGTCTACCACTGCGAGGCCGAGCCGGGGTCGCGCCAGTCCGAGACCTTCAAGGTCATGGAACGCCGCCTGTTGCGGGCTATCATCAATCCGGCCATGGTGCTGGCCTTCGTGTTCGGCGGCTTGATCGTCTTGAGCGGGGTCGTCGATTGGAGCCAGACCTGGCCCTGGGTCAAGGCCCTGGCGGTGATCCTGATGACCGCGGTGCATGGCTTTCTGGCCCGTTGGCGGCGCTTTTTCGCCGAGGACCGCAATCAGCATTCGCAGCGTTTTTACCGCCTGGTCAACGAGCTGCCGACGTTGTTGATGATCGTCATCGTCATCATGGTGATCGTCAAACCTTGGTAAAGATCCCGGTGCTTTGGCAAAGACGAATTCTTGGATCCGATTCGTCGTTGACTTCTAGGCGGCCTTTGGTTACTGGTTTGTCTTCTATCTGTGGCGGGGCCTACGGGAACCGCCTTCTCGCCAGACAGTGAGCTTTCGCGCGGCCGGATAAGTGAACCGGTCGAGCGGTCTGCGCATTCAGGACCTTCCGTCCGCCCCCCCTTCCAGTTGCTGGTCACCACGGGACCGAAATGAATCTCCAGGAGTTGAAGTCCAAGTCGCCGACCGAGCTGCTTCAGTATGCCGAAGAGCTCGAGGTCGAAAACGCCAGTACGTTGCGCACGCAGGACATGATGTTCGCCATCCTCAAGCAGTTGGCGGACAACGAGATCGAGATCTCGGGACGCGGCGTGTTGGAGATCCTGCAGGACGGGTTCGGCTTTTTGCGCTCGCCGGAATCGAACTACCTGCCGGGGCCCGACGACATTTATGTCTCGCCCAGCCAGATCCGGCGCTTCGCTCTCAAGACCGGCGATACCGTCGAGGGGCTGATCCGCTCGCCGCACGAGGGCGAGCGCTATTTTGCCCTGCTCAAGGTCAAGACCATCAACTTCGAGGAATCGGAGAAGGCGCGGCACAAGGTCAATTTCGACAACCTCACCCCGCTCTATCCCGACGAACGCATCATCCTGGAATCCGACGATCCCACGACCAAGGACCGCTCGGCCCGGGTCATCGAACTGATTTGTCCCCTGGGCAAGGGCCAGCGCGCCCTGATCGTGGCGCCGCCGCGCACCGGCAAGACCATGATGCTGCAGAACATCGCCCACGCCGTGACCGAGAACAATCCCGAGGTCTATCTCATCGTCCTGCTGATCGACGAGCGGCCCGAGGAGGTCACCGACATGCAGCGGAGCGTGCGCGGCGAGGTCATCAGCTCGACCTTCGACGAGCCCGCCTCGCGCCACGTGCAGATCGCCGAGATGGTGATCTCCAAGGCCAAGCGCCTGGTCGAGCACAAGCGTGACGTGGTCATCCTGCTCGATTCCATCACCCGCCTGGCGCGGGCCTACAACACCGTGGTGCCGTCCTCGGGCAAGGTGCTCACCGGCGGTGTCGACGCCAATGCGCTGCAACGCCCCAAGCGCTTTTTCGGCGCCGCCCGCAACATCGAGGAAGGCGGCTCGCTGAGCATCATCGCCACGGCCCTGATCGATACCGGCAGCCGCATGGACGAAGTCATCTTCGAGGAATTCAAGGGCACCGGCAATTCCGAGATCATCCTCGACCGCAAGCTCAGCGACAAACGCACTTGGCCCAGCATCGATATCACCAAGTCCGGCACGCGCAAGGAAGAGCTGCTGGTCGACAAGGGCACGTTGTCC contains:
- a CDS encoding shikimate dehydrogenase, translating into MKLSGKARLAGVMAWPVKHSRSPLLHGYWLEHYGIDGAYVPLAVAPEHFAQALRALGLMGFAGVNVTLPHKEAALQAVDEATATAQRIGAVNTVTMRPDGSLLGDNTDAFGFIENLRQSVPGWQPEAGPALLIGAGGTARAVAVALLEAGVPEITIVNRTASRAEALALKLGTLELGGQIKVGLWLDRARLLGRAALLVNTSSQGLAGGPALELDLAALAPRAIVADVVYTPLQTPLLRDAADRDNPVVDGLGMLLHQARPGFGAWFGVAPEVSPELRALLVADIAGSP
- a CDS encoding Maf family nucleotide pyrophosphatase; its protein translation is MSTGQLILASASSTRTALLRGAGIEFSTVAAELDEAALRDSLVRDQAQPEEIALALALAKGQEVSASRPGAAVLAADQILWLGGEVLAKPRDLAAARRQLLRLRGRSHDLVNGLCLVRQGQVVWRHSDRVVLTMRDFSEAFLDAYLAAAGETVLSSVGGYRLEGPGAQFFKTIEGDYFSVLGLPLLALLEFLRHEGVISS
- a CDS encoding pyruvate, water dikinase regulatory protein translates to MHLVSDATGETLSAVAHAAIVQFENIKPQLHLWSLVRSEEQMVRVLGEIENHPGLVMFTLVDHNLRDMLQQRCRELQLGCVPVLDPVLAALSSYLGAKTRDLPGIQHVLDAEYFGRIDAMGYCMAHDDGQSLADLEEADIVLVGVSRTSKTPTAIYLSNRGLRVANVPIVPDCPLPAELENLEGPLIIGLTTNPERLVHIRRNRMVALRQDDETDYVRIETVKREVATARRLFSAHDWPVIDVTRRSIEETAAAILNLHADSIDV
- the hemE gene encoding uroporphyrinogen decarboxylase; translated protein: MTSESKSSEKLLLRALRGETLARPPFWLMRQAGRYLPEYLEIRRQAGDFLSLCYSPELAVEVTLQPLRRFAMDAAILFADILVVPDALGQALSYREGEGPVLEPVRNAAELGRLDMAGLHERLAPVYQTIRRLRQELPPATALIGFAGAPWTVATYMVEGGSSRDFATIKAWAYGDPEGFGRLMALLVDATTEYLEAQAEAGAEVVQLFDTWAGVLPESAFERWCVAPVAEIVRRFGKSHPEIPVIAFPRGAGVLYGGYAEATGVAGLGLDATVPLGWAARTLQPFATLQGNLDPLMLITGGAAMRREIGGILETLGKGPFIFNLGHGIVPATPPEHVAELAEFVRSWRA
- the hemH gene encoding ferrochelatase, whose protein sequence is MRTAVVLFNLGGPDSPEAIRPFLFNLFNDPAIIGLPQPLRWLQARLISRRRARTAEAIYAHLGGRSPILEGSQAQARALQDVLNQAAAEGDEARVFVAMRYWRPRAGEVVAEVARWAPQRLVLLPLYPQYSTTTSASSLAEWRRLAARQGLDPPTWAVCCYPRQPGFIAALAGGLRRTLEEMRAQGQRPRLLLSAHGLPQRLIERGDPYQWQVEETAAALLAALGDEDAQAVICYQSRVGRLAWIGPSTEDEIRRAGAQKQALLVVPLSFVSEHSETLVELDIEYADLAVRAGVPAYRRLATVATDAAFIAGLAELVGETLEAPTGLCRGGGACAAGLAGCAERTAAGAGAGEA
- the hemJ gene encoding protoporphyrinogen oxidase HemJ translates to MLSGWYDWLRALHVIAVIAWMAGMLYLPRLFVYHCEAEPGSRQSETFKVMERRLLRAIINPAMVLAFVFGGLIVLSGVVDWSQTWPWVKALAVILMTAVHGFLARWRRFFAEDRNQHSQRFYRLVNELPTLLMIVIVIMVIVKPW
- the rho gene encoding transcription termination factor Rho translates to MNLQELKSKSPTELLQYAEELEVENASTLRTQDMMFAILKQLADNEIEISGRGVLEILQDGFGFLRSPESNYLPGPDDIYVSPSQIRRFALKTGDTVEGLIRSPHEGERYFALLKVKTINFEESEKARHKVNFDNLTPLYPDERIILESDDPTTKDRSARVIELICPLGKGQRALIVAPPRTGKTMMLQNIAHAVTENNPEVYLIVLLIDERPEEVTDMQRSVRGEVISSTFDEPASRHVQIAEMVISKAKRLVEHKRDVVILLDSITRLARAYNTVVPSSGKVLTGGVDANALQRPKRFFGAARNIEEGGSLSIIATALIDTGSRMDEVIFEEFKGTGNSEIILDRKLSDKRTWPSIDITKSGTRKEELLVDKGTLSKMWVLRRILMPMGVTDAMEFLLDKLKTTKNNTEFFDSMNT